In Desulfatiglans anilini DSM 4660, a single genomic region encodes these proteins:
- a CDS encoding hydrogenase iron-sulfur subunit, with translation MTDFEPQIIAFCCSNCASSAATVAESMSLTMPDNVKVVQVPCTGRLETLHLLKAFENGADGVYVAGCQTDSCQYISGISQAAKRVAQVKKVLEELDMEPERIEIYNLSAGRGRRFVDVAHEMLNRIKELGPNPVRVKP, from the coding sequence ATGACTGATTTTGAACCCCAAATCATCGCTTTTTGTTGTTCGAACTGCGCCTCATCGGCGGCCACCGTCGCGGAAAGCATGTCGCTGACCATGCCGGACAACGTCAAGGTCGTTCAGGTTCCATGCACTGGAAGGCTCGAGACCCTCCACCTTCTCAAGGCCTTCGAGAACGGCGCGGACGGTGTCTATGTCGCCGGCTGCCAGACGGACAGCTGTCAATACATCTCCGGCATCTCGCAGGCGGCCAAGCGGGTCGCCCAGGTCAAAAAGGTGCTGGAGGAACTGGACATGGAGCCGGAACGTATCGAGATCTACAATCTCTCCGCCGGAAGGGGACGGCGTTTCGTGGACGTCGCCCATGAGATGCTGAACCGGATCAAGGAGCTCGGTCCCAACCCAGTACGCGTGAAACCCTAG
- a CDS encoding FmdB family zinc ribbon protein: MPIYEYECRQCARTFQALIMKKEDEEGLSCPGCGGKQWKRLISRVSFHVSEQDRLSSFDPSARKDDGFFKDSRNIGLHAKKRAQEMGVDLGRGFEEKLEKLRTDPGSVIRDSE; encoded by the coding sequence GTGCCCATATATGAATATGAATGTCGGCAATGCGCCAGGACTTTCCAGGCGTTGATCATGAAGAAAGAGGACGAAGAGGGCCTTTCGTGCCCCGGCTGCGGGGGGAAACAGTGGAAGCGGCTCATTTCACGCGTCAGTTTCCACGTCTCGGAGCAAGACCGGCTCTCCTCTTTCGATCCGTCCGCCCGCAAGGATGACGGATTTTTCAAGGATTCGCGCAATATCGGCCTCCATGCCAAGAAGAGGGCACAGGAGATGGGCGTCGACCTCGGGCGCGGCTTCGAAGAGAAGCTCGAAAAACTACGGACCGATCCGGGAAGCGTCATCCGGGATTCGGAATAA
- a CDS encoding methylenetetrahydrofolate reductase, translated as MSEYKSGSNLEKVLKAGHFAFTGECGPPMGANVEHLKEKAHHLKGVVDAVNVTDNQTAVVRMSSWAASLILLQEGIEPNFQMVCRDRNRLAMQSDILGVYSHGIRNMLCLSGDHQKFGNHPESKNVFDIDSMQLINLVKTMRDDGKFLNGQDVDVPPKLFIGAASNPFADPFEFRVYRLAKKIAAGADFIQTQCIYNMDKFRAFMKQVVDMGLHEKCYILAGVTPMKSVGMATYMAKQVPGMDVPDSLLKRLRGAGKGKVAEEGILFALEQIEEFKQMEGVAGVHLMAIEWEHRVPEIAERAGMLPRPQV; from the coding sequence ATGAGCGAATACAAATCAGGCAGCAATCTTGAAAAGGTACTGAAAGCGGGACATTTCGCCTTTACCGGTGAGTGTGGACCTCCCATGGGGGCCAATGTCGAGCACCTGAAGGAAAAAGCCCATCATCTGAAAGGCGTCGTCGACGCCGTCAACGTCACGGACAACCAGACCGCTGTCGTGCGGATGTCCAGCTGGGCCGCGTCGCTGATCCTGCTTCAGGAAGGGATCGAACCGAACTTCCAGATGGTCTGCCGCGACCGCAACCGCCTCGCCATGCAGAGCGACATCCTGGGCGTTTACAGCCACGGAATCCGCAACATGCTCTGCCTGTCCGGGGACCACCAGAAGTTCGGCAACCATCCTGAATCGAAGAATGTCTTCGACATCGATTCCATGCAGCTGATCAACCTGGTCAAGACCATGCGGGACGACGGCAAGTTCCTGAACGGGCAGGACGTCGACGTACCCCCGAAGCTCTTTATCGGAGCGGCCTCCAACCCTTTCGCCGACCCCTTCGAGTTCCGGGTCTACCGGCTCGCCAAGAAGATCGCCGCCGGAGCGGATTTCATCCAGACCCAGTGCATCTACAATATGGATAAATTCCGCGCCTTCATGAAGCAGGTGGTCGACATGGGCCTGCACGAAAAGTGCTACATCCTCGCCGGCGTCACCCCGATGAAAAGCGTCGGTATGGCGACGTACATGGCGAAACAGGTCCCCGGCATGGATGTCCCGGACTCGCTGCTGAAGCGCCTGCGCGGCGCCGGCAAAGGGAAGGTCGCCGAGGAGGGCATCCTCTTCGCCCTCGAGCAGATCGAGGAGTTCAAGCAGATGGAAGGCGTCGCGGGCGTGCACCTGATGGCGATCGAGTGGGAGCACCGCGTGCCCGAAATCGCCGAAAGGGCCGGCATGCTTCCGAGGCCTCAGGTTTAA
- a CDS encoding FAD-dependent oxidoreductase has translation MSQNKPKGSVAVIGGGIAGIQAALSLADAGYGVHVVERMATLGGMIPNLHRFYPLCACCKVNPKIAACQQNPNVNVLTDTQVTGISGELGRFTLNVEQGGVAKQLEAGAVVFAAGIEAFDPSQHDTYAYHRYPNVVTSVEYEQLQKPTGQGKGIVKRPSDGQSPQKIAWLQCVGSRDINRCDAPYCSSVCCMYALKEAVNSVDVDENVEPVIFYMDMRTHGKGFEAYLNDAKARGIRLVRSRIHTVDPEPGSDDLKLTYADEAGTLQEETFNMIVLSVGLKPAADAIALAEKMGLQLSPDRFLATPPFQPVGTSLPGVFTCGGMSGPLDIGQSITQANAVAAEIAAVLDPAALAPPVMYPQIVADPDAEPKILVAYHLCPGMDPGIGKRIEAFTSKLPKVASVAGMEGTFLDQLVQSIQSAGANRLVFASCTPLIHKALLEEALKRSGLNPALFELVDLRVLDIAADTQLNDRLRMGVARAALSTPTPVREVPVTKQALVVGGGLAGMESALAIAREGFPVTLVEKDAALGGHALHVRSTWQGYDVQAYLKDLLASVQKNSLITVLTGATVKESHGFEGQFLSTLEQGGKTLPLAHGVTVLATGGDPVPAVEYLYGRNDQVYLWNELSTKLLKDPKALESASSGVFIQCVGSREPERPHCSNLCCGFAVRTAIDLKEKNPNMDIYILYREMRTFGEREELYRTARQKGVVFIRYDLEHKPAVTAADGRLTVTVFDPILGKDLALPAEFISLQTAITAPNNAALPTLFRVGLDEDGFLAESPEKMKPSDTTIKGIFQAGLAHYPKDTLASIAQAKAAAGRALETLKQDTVQAAVLVAEVRPEKCAVCCTCVRTCPFHVPYIDHDRGAAYIDPALCQGCGMCVAECPGKAIVMPGVSDQMLNQAPSILMETN, from the coding sequence ATGAGTCAAAATAAACCCAAGGGCTCTGTAGCGGTTATCGGGGGCGGCATCGCGGGAATACAGGCCGCCCTTTCCCTTGCTGACGCAGGATATGGTGTCCACGTGGTCGAACGTATGGCAACCCTGGGCGGGATGATCCCCAATCTCCACCGGTTCTACCCCCTCTGCGCCTGCTGCAAGGTGAACCCCAAGATCGCCGCGTGCCAGCAAAACCCCAATGTCAACGTCCTGACCGACACTCAGGTCACCGGAATATCGGGCGAACTGGGCCGATTCACCCTGAACGTGGAACAAGGCGGCGTCGCCAAACAGCTCGAGGCCGGCGCCGTAGTCTTTGCAGCGGGCATCGAGGCCTTCGATCCTTCCCAGCACGACACCTACGCCTATCACCGCTACCCGAACGTCGTCACCAGCGTTGAATACGAACAGCTCCAGAAGCCGACCGGCCAGGGGAAAGGCATCGTCAAGAGGCCGTCGGACGGGCAGTCCCCGCAGAAGATCGCCTGGCTCCAGTGCGTCGGATCGCGTGACATCAACCGCTGCGACGCCCCCTACTGTTCGTCGGTCTGCTGCATGTACGCCCTCAAGGAGGCCGTCAACAGCGTCGACGTCGACGAAAACGTCGAACCCGTCATCTTCTACATGGACATGCGCACCCACGGCAAGGGCTTCGAGGCCTACCTGAACGATGCCAAGGCCCGCGGCATCCGCCTCGTCCGCAGCCGGATCCACACGGTGGACCCCGAGCCCGGAAGCGACGACCTGAAACTGACCTACGCCGACGAAGCCGGCACGCTGCAAGAAGAGACCTTCAACATGATCGTCCTCTCAGTGGGCCTCAAACCGGCGGCGGACGCGATCGCCCTGGCGGAGAAGATGGGGCTGCAGCTGAGCCCCGACCGCTTCCTGGCCACGCCCCCCTTCCAGCCGGTCGGCACCAGTCTCCCGGGCGTCTTTACCTGCGGCGGAATGTCCGGCCCTCTGGATATCGGCCAGTCCATCACCCAGGCCAACGCCGTGGCGGCCGAGATCGCAGCGGTCCTGGACCCGGCGGCCCTCGCCCCTCCCGTCATGTATCCGCAGATCGTTGCCGACCCTGACGCGGAGCCCAAGATCCTCGTCGCCTACCATCTCTGCCCTGGCATGGATCCCGGCATCGGCAAGCGCATCGAGGCCTTCACGTCCAAGCTCCCGAAGGTGGCCTCCGTCGCCGGCATGGAGGGCACATTCCTGGATCAGCTCGTCCAGTCGATCCAGTCCGCCGGCGCCAACCGCCTGGTCTTCGCCAGCTGCACGCCGCTCATCCACAAGGCCCTGCTCGAAGAGGCGCTCAAGCGCAGCGGCCTGAATCCGGCCCTGTTCGAGTTGGTCGACCTGCGGGTGCTCGACATCGCTGCCGACACCCAGTTGAATGATCGGCTGCGCATGGGCGTCGCCCGCGCCGCCCTGAGCACCCCCACCCCGGTCCGGGAAGTCCCCGTGACCAAGCAGGCGCTCGTCGTCGGCGGGGGTCTGGCCGGGATGGAAAGCGCTCTGGCGATCGCACGGGAAGGGTTCCCGGTGACGCTGGTCGAAAAAGACGCCGCCCTGGGGGGACACGCGCTTCACGTCCGGTCCACCTGGCAGGGCTACGATGTTCAGGCCTACCTGAAGGACCTGCTCGCATCCGTTCAGAAGAACAGCCTCATCACCGTCCTGACCGGCGCCACGGTCAAGGAAAGCCACGGCTTCGAAGGGCAGTTCCTGAGCACCCTGGAGCAGGGAGGCAAGACCCTGCCGCTCGCCCACGGTGTGACCGTGCTCGCGACGGGCGGCGATCCGGTCCCGGCCGTCGAGTATCTCTACGGTCGGAATGACCAGGTCTACCTGTGGAACGAGCTCAGCACGAAGCTCTTGAAGGACCCGAAGGCGCTCGAGTCGGCCTCATCGGGTGTCTTCATCCAGTGCGTGGGATCGAGGGAGCCCGAACGGCCCCACTGCAGCAACCTCTGCTGCGGGTTCGCCGTACGGACCGCCATCGACCTCAAGGAAAAGAACCCGAACATGGATATCTACATCCTGTACCGGGAGATGCGGACCTTCGGCGAACGCGAGGAACTCTACCGGACCGCCCGCCAGAAGGGCGTGGTCTTCATCCGCTACGACCTCGAGCACAAACCGGCGGTCACGGCTGCCGACGGCAGGCTCACGGTGACGGTCTTCGATCCGATCCTCGGCAAAGACCTGGCCCTCCCGGCGGAGTTCATCTCGCTCCAGACCGCCATCACGGCCCCCAACAACGCCGCCCTGCCGACGCTTTTCCGGGTCGGCCTGGATGAGGACGGCTTCCTCGCCGAATCGCCCGAAAAGATGAAGCCCTCCGATACGACGATCAAAGGCATCTTCCAGGCGGGCCTGGCGCACTACCCGAAGGACACCCTCGCCAGCATCGCCCAGGCCAAGGCCGCTGCAGGCCGGGCCCTGGAGACCCTGAAGCAGGACACCGTCCAGGCGGCGGTCCTCGTGGCCGAGGTGCGGCCCGAAAAATGCGCGGTCTGCTGCACCTGTGTGCGGACCTGTCCGTTCCACGTGCCCTATATCGATCACGATCGCGGAGCCGCCTATATCGACCCCGCGTTGTGCCAAGGCTGCGGTATGTGCGTCGCGGAATGCCCCGGCAAAGCCATTGTAATGCCCGGCGTCTCCGATCAGATGCTGAACCAGGCGCCTTCCATCCTCATGGAAACGAACTAA
- a CDS encoding SIMPL domain-containing protein encodes MNDIHRPYDRLGLLLLGLSLAFGMIATAFLVTTTLERLKRSNETITVKGFAERRVTSDIAVWRGQVTARGEDLRACYETLSRDMERARAYLVQNGLEPGQIELSSVNTMTQYRQNEKGYQTHEIAGYVLEQSLTVNSPDVRKIAQLSKDATSLISEGIAFTSFPPEYYTSEFDRIKIDLLWEATSNARLRAEQFAGSSGIHVGDLKSASQGVFQVTPVHSTEISSYGMYDTSSIEKSVKAVVTIQYAIQK; translated from the coding sequence ATGAACGATATCCACCGCCCTTACGACCGTCTAGGCCTGCTGCTGCTCGGTCTGTCGCTCGCCTTCGGCATGATCGCCACGGCCTTCCTGGTGACGACGACCCTGGAGCGGCTGAAGCGCTCGAATGAAACGATCACCGTCAAGGGGTTCGCCGAACGGCGGGTCACCTCGGACATCGCCGTCTGGAGAGGGCAGGTGACCGCCCGGGGCGAGGACCTGAGGGCATGCTACGAGACCCTTTCGAGGGACATGGAGCGGGCGCGGGCCTATCTCGTCCAGAACGGGCTCGAGCCCGGACAGATCGAGCTGTCCTCCGTCAACACCATGACGCAGTACCGTCAGAACGAAAAGGGATACCAGACCCACGAGATCGCCGGCTACGTCCTCGAGCAGTCCCTGACCGTCAACTCCCCGGATGTCCGGAAAATCGCGCAGCTCTCGAAGGACGCCACCTCCCTCATCAGCGAGGGGATCGCGTTCACTTCCTTCCCGCCCGAGTACTACACCTCGGAGTTCGATCGGATCAAGATCGATCTCCTCTGGGAAGCCACGAGCAACGCCCGCCTCAGGGCCGAGCAGTTCGCCGGGAGCAGCGGGATCCACGTCGGCGACTTGAAGTCCGCCTCCCAGGGCGTCTTTCAGGTCACCCCCGTCCACTCGACCGAGATCTCCAGCTACGGGATGTACGACACCAGTTCCATTGAAAAGAGCGTCAAGGCCGTCGTGACCATCCAGTACGCCATCCAGAAATGA
- a CDS encoding methylenetetrahydrofolate reductase C-terminal domain-containing protein — translation MIVAEPKPIKEVVEMVKDCSRVLVIGCKGCVTVCNVGGSKEVGILASALRIAAAKAGRRIEVGEHTLERQCDPEYIEEVKDRIEGYDGVVSIACGVGPQFLSERYPEKRIFPGVNTRFMGGAVQHGIWEERCAGCGTCVIHFFGGMCPIARCSKSLMNGPCGGSARGKCEIAKDVDCVWDLIVRKLMAQGRLEDLLQFRPPKSWTTARDGGPRKLFREELVK, via the coding sequence ATGATAGTCGCTGAACCAAAGCCCATCAAAGAAGTGGTCGAGATGGTCAAGGACTGCAGCAGGGTCCTGGTCATCGGGTGCAAAGGCTGTGTCACGGTCTGCAACGTCGGAGGCTCGAAAGAGGTGGGCATCCTGGCCTCCGCGCTCAGAATCGCCGCCGCCAAAGCCGGACGTCGGATCGAGGTCGGCGAGCACACGCTCGAGCGGCAGTGCGATCCGGAATACATCGAAGAAGTCAAGGACAGGATCGAGGGCTATGACGGAGTGGTCTCCATCGCGTGCGGCGTCGGCCCCCAGTTTCTCTCGGAGCGCTACCCGGAAAAGCGGATCTTCCCCGGAGTCAACACGCGGTTTATGGGGGGAGCTGTCCAGCACGGCATCTGGGAAGAGCGCTGCGCCGGCTGCGGCACCTGCGTCATCCACTTTTTCGGCGGGATGTGTCCGATCGCACGCTGTTCCAAGAGTCTGATGAACGGCCCCTGCGGCGGATCCGCCAGAGGCAAGTGCGAGATTGCCAAGGACGTCGACTGCGTGTGGGATCTGATCGTCCGGAAGCTGATGGCTCAGGGGCGTCTTGAAGACCTCCTCCAATTCAGACCGCCCAAGAGTTGGACCACGGCCCGGGACGGAGGCCCGCGCAAACTGTTCAGGGAGGAGCTGGTAAAATGA